A genomic stretch from Leptospira licerasiae serovar Varillal str. VAR 010 includes:
- a CDS encoding lysophospholipid acyltransferase family protein yields MEKEAKTYLRIKNFVAPFIGLAVNISAYGTENIITNGKVILTCNHRSDMDPFILSYTFPRFISWIAAEYTFRIPIFRDLAKIAGGIPMSIDGNISLGSIKMIQQVFKKGETLGIFPEGHDYMVKNDFKSGMVDFHSGFAAFSIRNKVDILPSVIIPVEESYSDIPIPPIVRSFMGMPKEVCDIKKRAIYKKVKVIYGEKVDHREFLSGSLEENMKQLSDVVRSRMIALQEGQYAEA; encoded by the coding sequence ATGGAGAAAGAAGCAAAAACATATCTTCGGATCAAAAATTTCGTGGCTCCCTTTATTGGTTTAGCCGTGAACATCAGCGCGTACGGAACCGAAAATATAATAACTAACGGTAAGGTAATCCTCACCTGCAATCATAGATCCGATATGGATCCGTTTATTCTTTCTTACACCTTTCCCAGATTCATTTCTTGGATCGCAGCGGAGTACACTTTCAGAATTCCTATCTTCCGGGACCTTGCAAAGATCGCAGGCGGGATCCCAATGTCTATCGATGGGAATATTTCCCTCGGCTCCATTAAGATGATCCAACAGGTTTTTAAAAAAGGAGAGACCCTAGGAATTTTCCCGGAAGGCCACGACTATATGGTCAAAAACGATTTTAAATCCGGAATGGTGGACTTTCATTCAGGATTCGCTGCATTCTCCATACGTAACAAAGTGGATATTCTTCCTTCCGTAATTATCCCAGTAGAGGAATCTTATTCTGATATCCCGATTCCGCCTATCGTTCGCAGCTTTATGGGAATGCCTAAAGAAGTCTGCGATATCAAAAAACGTGCAATCTACAAAAAAGTAAAAGTGATCTACGGAGAAAAAGTAGATCATAGAGAATTTCTTTCCGGTTCCTTAGAGGAGAATATGAAACAACTCTCCGACGTGGTTAGAAGTAGAATGATCGCGTTACAAGAAGGTCAGTACGCGGAAGCTTAA
- the dapF gene encoding diaminopimelate epimerase has translation MAKVHFTKMEGIGNDYVYVDATKDDLRLSPEQIQKLSDRNFGIGGDGVIFIRASNKGDFQMDMYNADGSSSEMCGNGIRCVGKYVFDHGLTNKKQPKIETGAGILELDLKVNGTGKVEQVSVDMGKPILVPSLIPVKWENENPILEQPLSFLSGLPGYSSYNLKFSAVSMGNPHCIIYVEDPDQFPVREIGPLIENYTELFPRRVNVEFVSLRGKDHLYQRTWERGAGETLACGTGACAVMTASHLNGKTGKDVRIDLRGGTLRVQLLESGHVLMTGPATEVFSGVVEV, from the coding sequence TTGGCTAAAGTACATTTTACCAAGATGGAAGGGATCGGGAACGATTACGTATATGTGGATGCAACAAAAGACGATTTACGTCTGAGTCCGGAGCAAATCCAAAAACTTTCCGACCGTAATTTCGGGATCGGAGGTGACGGTGTGATCTTCATTCGTGCATCCAATAAAGGCGATTTCCAAATGGATATGTACAATGCGGATGGTTCTTCTTCCGAGATGTGCGGAAATGGGATCCGGTGCGTAGGAAAATACGTGTTCGATCACGGTCTTACGAATAAAAAACAACCTAAGATAGAAACGGGCGCCGGAATTTTAGAACTCGACCTTAAAGTGAATGGAACTGGTAAAGTGGAACAGGTTTCCGTGGATATGGGAAAACCGATCTTAGTTCCTTCTTTAATCCCTGTTAAATGGGAAAACGAAAATCCGATCTTAGAACAGCCGCTTTCTTTTTTAAGCGGGCTGCCAGGTTATTCTTCTTATAATCTAAAATTCAGCGCTGTAAGTATGGGAAATCCACACTGCATTATTTATGTGGAAGATCCGGATCAATTTCCAGTCCGTGAGATCGGTCCATTGATCGAAAATTATACGGAACTATTTCCTCGCAGAGTGAATGTTGAATTCGTATCGTTAAGAGGAAAAGACCATCTATACCAAAGGACTTGGGAAAGAGGTGCTGGAGAAACATTGGCTTGTGGAACAGGTGCCTGTGCTGTGATGACAGCTTCTCACCTAAATGGTAAGACAGGCAAAGATGTTCGTATAGATCTAAGAGGTGGGACCTTAAGAGTTCAGTTGCTGGAATCAGGTCATGTGCTGATGACAGGACCTGCTACAGAAGTATTCAGTGGAGTCGTGGAAGTTTAA